A region of Crenobacter cavernae DNA encodes the following proteins:
- a CDS encoding fumarate hydratase, translating to MTLIRQEDFIQSIADAFQYISYYHPKDYIQALHKAYLKEESPAARDAMAQILINSRLCAEGHRPICQDTGIAVVFLKVGMKVQWDATLSVQEMVNEGVRRAYNHPDNKLRASVLLDPAGLRQNSKDNTPAVVHFEIVAGDGVEVTCAAKGGGSENKSKMVMLNPSDSIVDWVLKTVPTMGAGWCPPGILGLGIGGTPEKAMLLAKESLMDHVDIHELKDKADSGAELTRVEALRLELFEKVNALGIGAQGLGGLTTVLDVKILDYPTHAASLPVAMIPNCAATRHVHFHLDGSGPAHLEAPSLDDWPEITYDSSNGKRVDLDAITPEEVQGWQPGDVLLLNGKILTGRDAAHKRMVDMLNKGEKLPVDFTNRFIYYVGPVDPVRAEVVGPAGPTTATRMDKFTRQMLEQTGLLGMIGKAERGPAGIDAIRDNKAVYLMAVGGSAYLVSKAIKASKVVGFEDLGMEAIYEFEVKDMPVTVAVDSCGTSVHNTGPAEWRVKIGKIPVAVA from the coding sequence ATGACCCTCATCCGCCAGGAAGACTTCATCCAGAGCATCGCCGATGCCTTCCAGTACATCAGCTACTACCACCCCAAAGATTACATCCAGGCGCTCCACAAAGCTTACCTGAAAGAGGAAAGCCCGGCCGCGCGCGACGCGATGGCGCAGATCCTGATCAACAGCCGCCTATGCGCCGAAGGCCACCGCCCGATTTGCCAGGACACCGGCATCGCGGTCGTGTTCCTGAAGGTCGGCATGAAGGTGCAGTGGGACGCGACGCTGTCGGTGCAGGAGATGGTCAACGAGGGTGTGCGCCGCGCGTACAACCATCCGGACAATAAATTGCGCGCGTCGGTGCTGCTCGACCCGGCGGGCCTGCGCCAGAACTCCAAGGACAACACCCCGGCCGTCGTGCACTTCGAGATCGTCGCCGGCGACGGCGTCGAGGTGACCTGTGCCGCCAAGGGCGGCGGCTCGGAGAACAAGTCGAAGATGGTGATGCTGAACCCGTCTGACTCCATCGTAGACTGGGTGCTCAAGACCGTGCCGACGATGGGCGCCGGCTGGTGTCCGCCGGGCATCCTCGGCCTCGGCATCGGCGGCACGCCGGAGAAGGCGATGCTGCTGGCCAAGGAGTCGCTGATGGACCATGTCGACATTCACGAGCTGAAGGACAAGGCCGACAGCGGCGCGGAACTGACCCGCGTCGAGGCGCTGCGCCTCGAGCTGTTCGAGAAGGTCAACGCGCTCGGCATCGGCGCGCAGGGCCTCGGCGGTTTGACCACGGTTCTGGACGTGAAGATCCTCGACTACCCGACGCACGCGGCGAGCCTGCCGGTCGCGATGATCCCGAACTGCGCGGCGACGCGTCACGTGCACTTTCATCTGGACGGTTCCGGCCCGGCCCACCTCGAAGCGCCGTCGCTGGACGACTGGCCCGAGATCACCTACGACAGCTCCAACGGCAAGCGCGTCGATCTGGACGCCATCACGCCGGAAGAAGTGCAGGGCTGGCAGCCGGGCGACGTGCTGCTCTTGAACGGCAAGATACTCACCGGCCGCGACGCCGCGCACAAGCGCATGGTCGACATGCTGAACAAGGGCGAGAAGCTGCCGGTCGACTTCACCAACCGCTTCATCTATTACGTCGGCCCGGTCGACCCGGTGCGCGCCGAAGTGGTCGGCCCGGCCGGCCCGACCACCGCGACGCGCATGGACAAGTTCACGCGCCAGATGCTGGAGCAGACCGGTTTGCTCGGCATGATCGGCAAGGCCGAGCGCGGCCCGGCCGGCATCGACGCGATCCGCGACAACAAGGCGGTCTACCTGATGGCGGTAGGCGGTTCGGCCTACCTGGTCTCGAAGGCGATCAAGGCGTCGAAGGTCGTCGGCTTCGAGGACCTCGGCATGGAGGCGATCTACGAGTTCGAGGTGAAGGACATGCCGGTCACCGTCGCGGTCGACTCCTGTGGCACCTCGGTGCACAACACCGGCCCGGCCGAGTGGCGCGTGAAGATCGGCAAGATCCCGGTCGCGGTCGCGTGA
- a CDS encoding bile acid:sodium symporter family protein, whose protein sequence is MQGLKKLGFDGFMLALVGAVVLSVVWPQLGRTGGLVRIEYFTRYGVAVVFLLYGLTLSPQRLCEGMFNWRLHLTVQLSTFLLFPLLGLALVSALGNALVPALALGFFYLAALPSTVSSSVAMTSIAKGNVPGAIFNASLSSLIGVFLTLLWVNLYLEASGIAFDLWPVILKVLLLVLLPIALGQLLRPVLLKWLVRHAALTKLLDRATILAIVLNSFSDSVAEGVWAQHGASTVALIAGVSVGLFLLVYALMQWTCRRLGFDREDTIACTFCGSKKSLAAGVPMAKVMFGVNPALGPALGLIIAPIMLYHFLQLVMVSYLARKLGEEAAQPAACSAR, encoded by the coding sequence GTGCAGGGGCTGAAAAAACTCGGGTTCGACGGCTTCATGCTGGCGCTGGTCGGCGCGGTCGTGCTGTCGGTCGTCTGGCCTCAGCTAGGCCGCACCGGCGGCCTGGTGCGCATCGAATATTTCACCCGCTACGGCGTCGCCGTGGTGTTCCTGCTCTACGGGCTGACGCTGTCGCCGCAGCGGCTGTGCGAGGGCATGTTTAATTGGCGTCTGCACCTTACGGTGCAGTTGTCGACCTTCCTGCTGTTTCCGCTGTTGGGGCTCGCGCTGGTGTCCGCGCTCGGCAACGCGCTGGTGCCGGCGCTGGCGCTCGGCTTCTTTTACCTCGCCGCCTTGCCGTCGACGGTGTCGTCGTCGGTCGCGATGACGTCGATCGCGAAGGGCAACGTGCCCGGCGCGATCTTCAACGCCAGCCTCTCGAGCCTGATCGGCGTGTTCCTGACACTGCTGTGGGTGAACCTATACCTTGAGGCGAGCGGCATCGCGTTCGATTTGTGGCCGGTGATCCTCAAGGTGCTGCTGCTGGTTCTGTTGCCCATCGCGCTCGGCCAACTGTTGCGCCCGGTACTGCTCAAGTGGCTGGTGCGGCACGCGGCGCTGACCAAGCTGCTCGATCGCGCGACCATTCTCGCCATCGTACTCAACTCCTTCTCCGACTCGGTCGCCGAGGGCGTGTGGGCGCAGCACGGCGCGTCGACCGTCGCGCTGATCGCCGGCGTGTCGGTCGGCCTGTTCCTCTTGGTCTATGCGCTGATGCAGTGGACGTGCCGTCGCCTCGGCTTCGATCGCGAGGACACGATCGCGTGCACCTTCTGCGGCTCGAAGAAGTCGCTCGCCGCCGGCGTGCCGATGGCCAAGGTGATGTTCGGAGTCAATCCTGCGCTTGGCCCGGCGCTCGGCCTCATCATCGCGCCCATCATGCTCTACCACTTCCTGCAGCTGGTGATGGTCAGCTACTTGGCGCGCAAGCTCGGCGAAGAGGCGGCACAGCCCGCCGCGTGCAGCGCGCGCTGA
- a CDS encoding MmcQ/YjbR family DNA-binding protein, whose amino-acid sequence MKTTDAFSFATLAEHAAALPGATADIKWGDNLVFSVGDRMFALFRPIGAPDSLWCKVDPARFLELTDIPGVRPAPYLARASWICIDSPAALPPETLAELLLDAHRLVAAKLSKKRRQALGLP is encoded by the coding sequence GTGAAGACGACTGACGCGTTCTCGTTCGCCACCTTGGCCGAGCACGCTGCCGCGCTGCCCGGGGCGACCGCCGACATCAAATGGGGCGACAACCTGGTGTTCTCGGTCGGCGACAGGATGTTTGCGCTGTTCCGGCCTATAGGCGCGCCCGACTCGCTGTGGTGCAAGGTCGATCCGGCGCGCTTTCTGGAGCTGACCGACATCCCCGGCGTCAGACCGGCGCCCTACCTCGCGCGCGCGTCGTGGATCTGCATCGATTCGCCCGCCGCGCTGCCGCCCGAAACGTTGGCCGAGTTGCTTCTCGACGCGCACCGGCTGGTCGCGGCCAAGCTCAGCAAGAAGCGGCGGCAGGCGCTCGGGCTGCCTTGA
- a CDS encoding DUF2721 domain-containing protein: MAPAELSLTTPGLLFPAISLLLLAYTNRYLALAGIIRELYEDYQAAPNHKIVLQIGNLRRRISLIKWMQALGIGSLFFTVVAMFQLYLGWQPVAQLTFGLSLALMIGSLAMSLIELKMSTEALNVLLSDLEALREDD, encoded by the coding sequence ATGGCGCCGGCCGAATTGTCGCTGACCACGCCGGGGTTGTTGTTCCCGGCGATCTCGCTGCTCTTGCTCGCGTACACCAACCGCTACCTCGCGCTCGCCGGCATCATCCGCGAGCTGTACGAGGACTACCAGGCCGCGCCCAACCACAAGATCGTGCTGCAGATCGGCAACCTCAGGCGCCGCATCAGCCTGATCAAGTGGATGCAGGCGCTCGGCATCGGCAGCCTGTTCTTCACCGTCGTCGCGATGTTCCAACTGTATCTGGGCTGGCAGCCTGTCGCGCAGCTGACCTTCGGCCTCAGCCTCGCACTGATGATAGGCTCGCTCGCGATGTCGCTGATCGAGCTGAAGATGTCGACCGAGGCGCTCAACGTGCTGCTGTCCGACCTCGAGGCGCTGCGTGAAGACGACTGA
- a CDS encoding L,D-transpeptidase, with the protein MNILRPERLLAACLGLMALPTLAEPAFDPLLDAAQFAQHANADGPLTATAPNPYDYGRPWIRVGVKSQSLTYYDGWGLPVKRYAVSTAKNGVGETKNSYQTPRGWHRVCERIGDGVTPDTIIFRRDITPWKYTSELHEQYPDKDWILTRILWLCGMEPGKNQGGDVDSYERFIYIHGAGEHVSYGTPTSLGCVRMKSHDVIDLFNRTPKGTDVLIEENG; encoded by the coding sequence ATGAACATCCTGCGGCCTGAGCGCCTGCTGGCCGCGTGCCTCGGCCTGATGGCGCTGCCAACGTTGGCCGAGCCGGCGTTCGACCCTCTGCTCGACGCCGCGCAATTCGCCCAGCACGCCAACGCAGACGGCCCGCTGACCGCGACCGCCCCCAACCCTTACGACTACGGGCGGCCGTGGATACGCGTCGGCGTGAAAAGCCAGAGCCTCACCTACTACGACGGCTGGGGCCTGCCGGTGAAGCGCTACGCGGTGTCGACCGCCAAGAACGGCGTCGGCGAGACCAAGAACAGCTACCAGACGCCGCGCGGCTGGCACCGCGTGTGCGAGCGCATCGGCGACGGCGTCACGCCCGACACCATCATCTTCCGCCGTGACATCACGCCGTGGAAATACACCAGCGAACTGCACGAACAGTACCCTGACAAGGACTGGATCCTGACACGCATCCTGTGGCTGTGCGGCATGGAGCCGGGCAAGAACCAGGGCGGCGACGTCGACAGCTACGAGCGCTTCATCTACATCCACGGCGCCGGCGAGCATGTGTCCTACGGCACGCCGACCTCGCTCGGCTGCGTGCGCATGAAGAGCCACGACGTGATCGACCTGTTCAACCGCACGCCGAAAGGCACCGACGTGCTCATCGAGGAGAACGGCTGA
- a CDS encoding L,D-transpeptidase encodes MKLMIYLDAQRLDLVDDAGRVVKSYPVSTAANGAGEVRGSYQTPRGRHYVRAKIGAGAPLSAVFVARRPTGEVCDAASYQAKPDRDWILTRILWLCGREPGKNRLGRVDTFARYIYLHGTPDAVDVGVPGSHGCVRMRNTDIVELFDTVPAGTEVEIVEHEHPAA; translated from the coding sequence ATGAAGCTGATGATCTACCTGGACGCGCAGCGGCTCGACCTCGTCGACGACGCCGGCCGCGTCGTGAAAAGCTACCCGGTGTCGACCGCGGCCAACGGCGCCGGCGAGGTGCGCGGCAGCTACCAGACGCCGCGCGGCCGCCACTACGTGCGCGCGAAAATCGGCGCCGGTGCGCCGCTTTCCGCGGTGTTCGTCGCGCGCCGACCGACCGGCGAAGTCTGCGACGCGGCGTCCTATCAGGCGAAGCCCGACCGCGACTGGATCCTGACCCGCATCCTGTGGCTGTGCGGCCGCGAGCCGGGCAAGAACCGTCTCGGCCGCGTCGACACCTTCGCGCGCTACATCTATCTGCACGGCACGCCGGACGCGGTCGACGTCGGCGTACCGGGTTCGCACGGCTGCGTGCGCATGCGCAATACTGACATTGTGGAACTGTTCGATACGGTGCCGGCCGGCACCGAGGTGGAGATTGTGGAACATGAACATCCTGCGGCCTGA
- the tadA gene encoding tRNA adenosine(34) deaminase TadA has protein sequence MDALTSPPLPPKAITMLAELGLTSRDALVACGAVRAFLLLKAAGLTATERLLFALEAAARGVHWNQLSDPDRIRLKASLAEHPPVRLPPPAEARVRFMREAQTLAGHAAENGEVPVGAVVVYRGEIVGRGFNQPIARHDPSAHAEMVALREAAATLDNYRLSGCDLYVTLEPCPMCAGAILHARLDRVLYGAADPKTGAAGSRVDLFGVKALNPHTAVFAGIEDEACATQLSDFFRRRREEDKTA, from the coding sequence ATGGACGCGCTGACTTCCCCTCCCCTGCCGCCCAAGGCGATCACGATGTTGGCCGAGCTAGGTCTCACCAGTCGCGACGCGCTCGTCGCCTGCGGCGCGGTGCGCGCCTTCCTGCTGTTGAAAGCCGCCGGGCTGACCGCGACCGAGCGCCTGCTGTTCGCGCTCGAGGCCGCCGCGCGCGGCGTGCACTGGAACCAGCTCAGCGACCCGGATCGCATCCGATTGAAGGCCAGTCTGGCCGAGCATCCGCCGGTGCGGCTGCCGCCGCCGGCCGAGGCGCGCGTGCGTTTCATGCGCGAGGCGCAAACGTTGGCCGGGCACGCGGCGGAAAACGGCGAGGTGCCGGTAGGCGCCGTCGTCGTCTATAGGGGCGAGATCGTCGGACGCGGCTTCAACCAGCCGATCGCGCGGCACGACCCGTCGGCGCACGCCGAGATGGTGGCGCTGCGCGAGGCGGCGGCGACGCTGGACAACTACCGGCTGTCCGGCTGCGACCTCTACGTGACGCTCGAACCGTGCCCGATGTGCGCCGGCGCCATCCTGCACGCGCGGCTCGACCGCGTCCTCTACGGCGCGGCCGACCCGAAGACCGGCGCGGCCGGCAGCCGGGTCGACCTGTTCGGCGTCAAGGCGCTCAACCCGCATACCGCGGTGTTCGCCGGGATCGAGGACGAGGCCTGCGCGACACAGCTCTCCGATTTTTTCCGGCGCCGCCGCGAGGAAGACAAGACGGCATGA
- a CDS encoding phage holin family protein — protein MSTTPRPGSLRSLLNGFVSLALTRAELFGIEAHEQQERMIGHLVTGVAAMVALLIGLIAFLLFVMVITPDDLRAAVLGALASLFLVAGAFLLWWLKRRLALAPTPFSNTLTEVRKDWQTLSGRETP, from the coding sequence ATGTCGACGACTCCCCGTCCCGGTAGCCTGCGTTCGCTGCTGAACGGCTTCGTGTCCCTGGCGCTGACCCGGGCCGAGCTGTTCGGCATCGAAGCGCACGAACAACAGGAGCGCATGATCGGCCACCTCGTCACCGGGGTGGCCGCCATGGTCGCGCTCCTGATCGGCCTGATCGCCTTCCTGCTGTTCGTGATGGTGATCACGCCTGACGATCTCAGAGCCGCGGTGCTCGGCGCTCTGGCGAGCCTCTTCCTCGTCGCCGGCGCCTTCCTCCTGTGGTGGCTCAAACGTCGCCTGGCGCTAGCACCGACGCCGTTCTCGAATACGCTGACCGAGGTGCGTAAGGACTGGCAGACGCTGTCCGGGCGCGAAACGCCATGA
- a CDS encoding DUF883 family protein yields MPEQTLNNEKEKLLADVRSVLNSTEELLAAAGDEGGEKTRELKTKIAANLKLAKARLIDAEQVAVEKAKAAAKATDQYVHDNPWKAIGVAAAGAFLLGLLVSRR; encoded by the coding sequence ATGCCCGAGCAAACCCTCAACAACGAAAAAGAGAAACTGCTGGCCGACGTGCGCAGCGTGCTCAACAGCACCGAAGAGCTGCTGGCCGCCGCCGGCGACGAAGGCGGCGAGAAGACCCGCGAGCTGAAGACCAAGATCGCCGCCAACCTGAAGCTCGCCAAGGCGCGCCTCATCGACGCCGAGCAGGTCGCGGTGGAAAAGGCCAAGGCCGCTGCCAAGGCGACCGACCAGTACGTGCACGACAACCCGTGGAAGGCGATCGGCGTCGCCGCCGCCGGCGCCTTCCTGCTGGGCCTCCTGGTCTCGCGCCGTTGA
- a CDS encoding D-Ala-D-Ala carboxypeptidase family metallohydrolase: protein MQLTEHFSLEEMTTSATATRQGLPNVPGADELENIRYTAGRMEVVRDLLGVPITVLSCFRAEAVNKAAGGSPTSAHRYGLAVDFRAPKYGDVRSICRKLQEAKRRGLIDFDQLICEFPDTGGWVHIGFRRSAAANRGQVLTARKENGRTAYVSGVV, encoded by the coding sequence ATGCAACTGACCGAACACTTCAGCCTGGAAGAAATGACCACCAGCGCCACCGCCACGCGCCAGGGCTTGCCCAACGTGCCCGGCGCTGACGAGCTCGAGAACATCCGTTACACCGCTGGCCGCATGGAGGTCGTTCGCGACCTGCTCGGCGTGCCGATCACCGTGCTGTCGTGCTTTCGCGCCGAAGCCGTCAACAAGGCCGCCGGCGGCTCGCCGACCAGCGCCCACCGCTACGGGCTGGCGGTAGACTTCCGCGCACCGAAATACGGCGACGTGCGCAGCATCTGCCGCAAGCTGCAGGAAGCCAAGCGTCGCGGCCTGATCGACTTCGACCAGCTGATCTGCGAGTTCCCCGACACGGGCGGCTGGGTGCACATCGGCTTCCGTCGTAGCGCCGCGGCCAACCGCGGCCAGGTGCTCACCGCGCGCAAGGAAAACGGTCGCACCGCCTACGTCAGCGGGGTGGTGTGA
- a CDS encoding peptidase M48, Ste24p — protein sequence MAEPVTTVAGGWAGIKIAPLVAGFAGAVVSLSYVRQLTRWQMCMALASGALCAAYLTPFVRHFTNFPAELENGIAFLVGVSAMNLVPGLIKLSERFRDNPERYVRLPGEGRE from the coding sequence ATGGCTGAACCTGTGACCACGGTGGCGGGTGGCTGGGCCGGTATCAAGATCGCGCCGCTCGTTGCCGGCTTCGCCGGTGCGGTGGTGTCCTTGTCCTACGTGCGGCAGCTCACCCGCTGGCAAATGTGCATGGCGCTCGCAAGCGGTGCGCTGTGCGCCGCGTACCTGACGCCGTTCGTGCGCCACTTCACCAACTTTCCGGCCGAGCTGGAAAACGGCATCGCGTTCCTGGTCGGCGTATCGGCGATGAATCTGGTCCCGGGCCTGATCAAGCTGTCGGAGCGATTCCGCGACAACCCCGAGCGCTACGTGCGCCTGCCGGGAGAAGGGAGGGAGTGA
- a CDS encoding pseudouridine synthase: protein MKKRLLQIAIAVDQLLNAATPGGWADETLSSRAWRLRNRRGWGAARRAIDTLFFWQRAHCRKAFESELLRRHLPPEYRPGTLSRL from the coding sequence ATGAAGAAGCGCCTGCTGCAAATCGCGATCGCCGTCGACCAGCTGCTGAACGCTGCAACCCCGGGCGGCTGGGCCGACGAAACGCTGTCGAGCCGTGCCTGGCGATTGCGCAACCGCCGCGGCTGGGGCGCCGCTCGGCGCGCGATCGACACGCTGTTCTTCTGGCAGCGCGCGCACTGCCGCAAGGCGTTCGAAAGCGAGTTGTTACGCCGCCACCTGCCGCCCGAATACCGACCAGGCACACTGAGTCGACTATAA
- a CDS encoding pyocin knob domain-containing protein: MRRISTPTAVADMFGPGKPGFRDGDPLAGILATRLNADFFNQIQEELAGLVEATGVALDSNNRAQVRTAILALIAANAAAIEHAHAWVQLTGKPTTLSGFGITDAIRNTKAVDISGTDLNTFFQTGFYDGANLENAPTGYSAVTCHLQVQLHSDPAAGGSNFCLQRITPLGETGLPNIPYVRRHVSSTTWEAWVPESSSVPAGTRSGLQVSYTGTSGVVTVTANALTLQNAGGQSLTLTGWNQQATSGNASGAVNSLDAGNWAFGTNYYLFAIYNPSTRTRGLLWSTSPTAPTLPAGFTYFCLVSANRTQSATNYWLLGGVQNDRKFQPKVAAGSNVTAPILAASGSAGSTSAPTYVSVSLSSIVPPNACAVDVTITNGSGTASQAIIVAPNGGYGPQASTTNPSPLALGASGSAYATSASKAIQLESLALYWASSASTAYLWINGWEINL; the protein is encoded by the coding sequence ATGCGTCGAATCAGTACCCCCACCGCCGTGGCCGACATGTTCGGCCCCGGCAAGCCGGGCTTCCGCGACGGCGATCCGCTCGCCGGTATTCTGGCGACTCGTCTGAACGCCGATTTCTTCAACCAGATCCAGGAAGAGCTGGCGGGACTGGTGGAGGCAACTGGGGTTGCTTTGGACTCGAACAACCGAGCCCAGGTGAGGACTGCCATTCTCGCGTTGATCGCGGCCAATGCTGCGGCGATTGAGCACGCTCATGCGTGGGTTCAGCTGACGGGGAAGCCGACCACCTTGAGCGGCTTCGGTATCACGGATGCGATCCGCAATACCAAAGCGGTCGATATTTCGGGCACCGACCTCAACACCTTTTTCCAGACCGGTTTCTACGATGGTGCAAATCTCGAAAATGCGCCGACTGGCTATTCGGCAGTAACGTGTCATCTACAGGTCCAACTGCATTCTGATCCTGCTGCGGGTGGCAGCAACTTCTGCCTGCAGCGCATCACCCCACTAGGTGAAACCGGACTGCCGAACATTCCCTATGTGCGGCGGCACGTCAGTAGCACGACCTGGGAGGCGTGGGTTCCTGAGTCCTCCTCTGTTCCGGCCGGAACGCGCAGCGGCTTGCAGGTGAGTTACACCGGCACCTCTGGCGTGGTCACCGTTACCGCCAATGCGCTGACACTACAAAATGCGGGTGGTCAGTCATTGACATTGACCGGGTGGAACCAGCAGGCGACCAGCGGTAATGCGTCCGGGGCGGTCAATAGCCTAGACGCCGGTAACTGGGCCTTCGGCACCAACTATTACTTGTTCGCGATCTACAACCCGAGCACCCGCACTCGCGGCTTGCTTTGGTCTACCTCGCCGACCGCCCCGACCCTGCCTGCAGGGTTCACCTACTTCTGCTTGGTGAGCGCGAACCGGACTCAGTCGGCGACGAACTACTGGCTCCTGGGTGGCGTTCAGAACGACCGGAAGTTCCAGCCCAAAGTGGCCGCCGGCTCTAATGTGACTGCACCGATCCTGGCTGCCAGCGGTTCGGCGGGCAGCACATCGGCACCGACGTATGTTTCGGTATCGCTCAGCTCCATCGTGCCGCCGAATGCCTGCGCGGTAGACGTGACGATCACCAATGGCAGCGGTACGGCGAGCCAGGCCATCATCGTCGCTCCAAACGGAGGCTACGGGCCGCAGGCCAGCACGACTAACCCGTCCCCCCTAGCGCTGGGCGCCTCTGGCAGCGCATACGCAACCAGTGCGTCCAAGGCGATCCAGTTGGAATCGCTCGCGCTGTACTGGGCAAGCAGTGCATCGACTGCTTATTTGTGGATCAACGGTTGGGAGATCAACCTATGA
- a CDS encoding YmfQ family protein, translating to MALTEQDYARQLADLLPVGAAWPREPDSALARLLAGLAIEFALIDARGDELLAESDPRTTYEMLADWERVAGLPDECTVPGGSMAARRGALLSRLTGVGGQSRAYFIGIAAALGYPGATVTEFRPFHCQSACDDSLDPDPWRFVWRLNLPAASNVRYMTAESAGDEALAEWGDATIECVINRLKPAHTIVQFAYQE from the coding sequence ATGGCTCTGACCGAACAGGACTACGCGCGCCAGCTCGCCGACCTGCTGCCGGTCGGCGCCGCCTGGCCGCGCGAGCCGGACAGCGCGCTCGCTCGGCTGCTAGCCGGTCTAGCGATCGAATTCGCCCTAATCGATGCCCGTGGCGACGAACTGCTCGCCGAATCCGACCCGCGAACCACCTATGAAATGCTGGCCGACTGGGAGCGCGTCGCCGGCCTGCCTGACGAGTGCACGGTGCCCGGCGGCAGCATGGCCGCCCGGCGCGGGGCGCTGCTGTCTCGGCTCACCGGGGTCGGCGGCCAGAGTCGCGCCTACTTCATCGGCATCGCCGCCGCGCTCGGTTACCCGGGCGCGACCGTCACCGAGTTCAGGCCGTTCCACTGCCAGAGTGCTTGTGACGACTCGCTCGACCCCGATCCGTGGCGCTTTGTCTGGCGGCTCAACCTGCCAGCTGCGAGCAACGTGCGCTACATGACCGCCGAGAGTGCCGGCGACGAAGCCCTCGCCGAGTGGGGCGATGCCACCATCGAATGCGTGATCAACCGGCTCAAGCCGGCTCACACCATCGTGCAATTTGCTTACCAGGAGTAA
- a CDS encoding baseplate J/gp47 family protein codes for MPFDRPTLPRLIERVGQDIASRTARTPMPLPGSPDRVLATALAGASHLLHAHLDWLSRQFLPDTADADWLERHASIWLQSGRKPAGFAIGTVAFTGAAGSTAPAGTLLQRADGVQYLTDLDATIGAGGSATVSVTALAAGATGNLAAGSTLSLVSPVLGVDSAVTAAGEGVVGGADAESDGELRARVLERIRNPPQGGSKSDYVRWALEVSGVTRAWCLPNHLGVGTVVVLFVRDDDASPIPDAAEVAVVQAYIDERRPVTAEVSAVAPIAKPTAYQIQLTPATAAVKAAVEAGLRDLHRREGEPGVTLLLSHIREAISLAAGETDHVLVAPSANVTHQPYELPTFGGITWL; via the coding sequence ATGCCGTTTGACCGCCCCACGCTCCCGCGCCTGATCGAGCGCGTCGGCCAGGACATCGCCAGCCGCACCGCGCGCACGCCGATGCCGCTGCCTGGCTCGCCAGACCGTGTGCTTGCCACCGCGCTGGCCGGCGCCTCGCACCTGCTGCATGCGCACCTCGATTGGCTGTCCCGCCAGTTCCTGCCGGACACGGCCGATGCCGACTGGCTTGAACGGCACGCCTCGATCTGGCTGCAAAGCGGCCGCAAGCCGGCCGGCTTCGCCATCGGCACGGTCGCCTTCACCGGCGCAGCCGGCAGTACGGCGCCGGCGGGTACGCTGCTGCAGCGCGCCGACGGTGTGCAGTACCTGACCGACCTCGACGCCACGATCGGCGCCGGCGGCAGCGCCACCGTCAGCGTCACCGCACTGGCAGCAGGCGCCACCGGCAACCTGGCTGCCGGCAGTACCCTGTCGCTGGTTTCGCCGGTGCTCGGCGTCGACAGTGCCGTCACCGCTGCTGGCGAGGGTGTCGTCGGCGGCGCGGACGCCGAGAGCGACGGCGAACTGCGCGCCCGGGTGCTGGAACGGATCCGCAACCCGCCGCAAGGCGGATCGAAAAGCGACTACGTGCGCTGGGCGCTCGAGGTGTCGGGCGTTACCCGCGCCTGGTGCCTGCCCAATCACCTTGGTGTCGGCACGGTGGTGGTGCTGTTCGTGCGCGACGATGACGCGTCGCCGATTCCCGATGCTGCCGAGGTCGCCGTGGTGCAGGCCTATATCGACGAGCGCCGTCCGGTCACGGCCGAGGTGTCTGCGGTGGCGCCGATCGCCAAGCCGACCGCCTACCAGATCCAGCTCACGCCGGCGACGGCCGCCGTGAAGGCGGCGGTCGAAGCCGGCTTGCGCGACCTGCACCGGCGCGAGGGCGAGCCGGGTGTGACGCTGCTGCTGTCGCATATCCGCGAGGCGATCAGCCTGGCCGCCGGCGAAACCGACCACGTGCTGGTCGCGCCTTCGGCCAACGTCACCCACCAGCCGTACGAGCTGCCGACCTTCGGGGGAATCACATGGCTCTGA